The Brassica oleracea var. oleracea cultivar TO1000 chromosome C6, BOL, whole genome shotgun sequence genomic interval AGCTGATGCATTGGTATAGTCTTCTTCTGTCCTGTTTTCAAGATTACTCACCAAAGTGGTTGCTTGTGCAATGCACAGGTCAAAGGTGTTGAGCAAGAGTTTGATGGCGAAGAGGATGGAACTTCGTCTGGGCCAGTGGAGTAGAGTAACAGAAGCATTTCTCAACATACACAAGAAGAATAAAACCAGAGGTGCATTACTTTTGTCCTCTTATGAATTTGTCAGCCTTTTTTAAGCTGTTTATTCTTTATCAAACCTCATGATTTAATCCCAATAGTTGATTTCTTATTGGATTATAATGTCTCTTATTGAGAGTGTAAAGATTTGTAGCCAAAGGTTGAGTAGATGTATTTGCTGATTTATGTTCTTTCGTATAATATCAGTGGACCATTCAAGTACATTAACAAAGGGTTTTAATAGATTTGATCAAATATGATCATTACAATACCAACAGAGACACATGGAGTGGATATAATATATATATATATATATAGTTAAGTTGGTGAAAATAGTGAACTTAGTTACGGCAAATCTTGGCGGTAGGCATTGTGACGCAGACAGGAGCATACTTTTTCTTGGCTGCTTCTGTCCCTCTCTTGGGTTCTTCTTCTTCTGCCATGGCCACCTTGGCTAAGGAGCACACAGCCGCAGCTGCAGCTGTGAACATTAGATCCCTCCTCATCTTCATGGTCTGTTCTTTCTTGGTTGTGTTCTCGCTCGTGGAGGCTTTGACAACAGTGAGGCTTCGTCTGTCGCTGCCGGAGACGGTTGCTGGAAGCTTTGAGACGGCAGGGAGAAATGAAGATGTCATGGTCATTGACGCCATAGCAAATTGTGATGTTGATGCGATCTCTTAGTCTCTCTCTGTTCTCTGATCGCCCAGTGATGATGGTTGTGTGTTTAAAAAGTTGGGGATGTGGGCAAAGAAAGTTGGGTTTGAGGGATTATGATCCATTTCCTTATCCAAAATATGAATTTAGAGCAAATGGGTTGTTGCCACGTGTGGTTGTGCAATCTTTGGCAGAGGGGAACTTGTGGTCGTTGAATCGAAGTGACCTCTCTGGAGAATACGAGTAGCTTCTGTACTGGGTTCACTTATCTGACCACCAAAGCGGACGACTAGTCACAACTGACAAACTTCTTCTGGGCCATTATTACCATTGCTCAAAGCGTCAAAGTAGCATAAAAGAAGTATAGTTCAAAGAGTCTTTACGTGGACGGTAAAAAGAGTTCTAGTTGGTTACTCAACGCTTTTGAAAGGTCAGCACAAGATTGTTTTAGAGTTTTAGATTACTGAGATGTTTCAAGTAATTGGTTTTCAGCTTTTCACACATAATAAGGAAAAAGTAAAATTTAATTATTAATAGCTTAAAACGAATAACAATTTAGTTATTTTTGCAATTTAAAGTTGCTTATTATTAATTGATAAATAGTGCATAGAAAATTTTAAAAATCTACTTTCAAACAAGTTTTTAACAACATTTATCTTTTGAAAATGGTTGAGTATTATTTAGCGTATTTAAGTTTTCTTTTTCTTTGATAAAGGATTGCATTTATCCTCAATGAGTTTCTCAACCTTAAAGTAATCAAAAGTAATCAAAATGAAAGAGATAAAATGAGATAAGTATCTCATATGATAAACTAGGGCATTGTCTCCGCGCAATCGCGGAGTTGTGAACATAGTTTTTGTTTCATCTCAATATTTGTTAGGGTTATTGTAGTTGTGAATTTTGTGTTTTGAGTTGTTTTTCAAGTTTTTTTATTGTTATAGGGTTAGAGTTGTGATGATGAACTGTGTATGCATTGTTCTCCACCTATGAAGGACTAAACTGTGTTAGTAATGTGATTGATATAGTTCGTGGTGTTGTTTGTTGTGTCACTGAAACTTATTGTTTGTTTGTCTTTTTAATTTGTTTCTTGTACTGTTGAGAGTACATAAATTATATTAAAGTTGTTGAGAGTACCTTTTGTTTCTGAATATTTTTTCTCCAATTTAGTTGTGTAAGTTGTGTGTATTAAGTAATAATTTTTATTATTTTTATTATGTTTGTTATATGTTTCTTTTTTATTTTTAAACTTGTTGCTCTTACCGGACATTTGAAACAAATACATGAAGACTTGTAGAAATAACTATAAAAAGGAGTGACAGTTCTGAGTATTTGGGCCTTATGCTATTGTCTTCTCATAAGAAGACAATAACATTGGCCTGTTGACATTGAGCATGTAAGCTATTTTTATAAGATAAGAGGAGTGAGCAGGTGGAGATGTTGTTGCCGCCTTTGTGTCTGTTGGGATTGTCTCTTGTATCTTCTGGTGTGGCTGTGTTTGTTTCTCTTTTATTTGATGAGTAATATGTAAACAAAAATCATTGTTAGTTGTATTTATCAGAGTTCGTAACTTATTCTGCTTTTTTTGTTTAGGTAATTTCACTGATCTTGATTGTCGTCTTCGTCTTCTTCATTGCGAAAGTAAGTTTGTAAATTGTTAAATATTTGGCCGTGTAGTTTGTATTTGTTTAAAAGACTCGATGTATGTGTCGTTGAGTTTTAGTTGTGGTGATTGGTTTGGTATATTTGTTTTGAAGTTTATTTCTAAGATTAGACAAAAAAAGAGAGGTGATCATTAATGATTCGTCTTTTTTTGGAATTCTAGTTTTTGGTGTTTTGATTGTTTGGGTTGTTGTGGTTTCTTTTAACCTGTAAAATAAAAGTTTGTGTAAAATTAGTTTGATAAGTAAGTGGGATAAATAGACGACCACAAATTTTGGGTATACAATATTTTTGATTATTGATGTTAGCACAATATAGTTAATAATATAAATGGAGTTGTGTGTTGATTGTTTTTTACGGATCAATGAGGAGATAGATAACGACTCAAGTTGTTTCTTTGGTAAGGTCAGAGCCCTAAGCATAATAGATTTGCCCAACCACATCTGCGAGTTTAAATATCAGTTATGATATCGAAACATAATATAAACTCAGGTGCAATATGATAATATACCTGAGAGTTCTAGGTTTGTGTTCGCATTCAATTGGAAATTGTCGAACAGTCTAATTATGACTGGAGATTAATCTTACGAGCATCCGTGATGACTTCATCAATAATAGTTGGTGAGATGAAACGAATGAGGAATAAATGATCAGTTATCTTGTACATGCTTGAGCACCTAGCAACCTCAAAACGATCGACTTTCACAATGGAACTAGCTTTCAAAGATGGCATGTAATGATTAGCACGCCCGCCGGGAATAAACCCATGAATCACAGAATTTGCAAATAATATAATTCAACAAAGAATCAGGAAATCAATTAAAAAAAATTATATTAAATAAGTGTGATAAATCGAAGATTAACTTACCTTTTCATCAGGGAAGAGAACCGTGATTCCCATAAACTCACTGTCTTTCTTAAAGTTCAGGGAATCCAAGAAGCGAGGAGGTTAGAGGCTATGCTCTGACTACTACGACCAAGACGGAGAGACGCAAAGGTTGAGTGACGGACGCCGGGGACGCCGGTTTGAGGAACTGGAAAGACAGAGAGAGAGACATTTTCTAGAAGATAGTTAAAGTTAAGAGAAATCAATGAGTTTTGTGGAGATACAGATTGAGTTCATCAAAGATGAAAAAATCATATATATATAGGGTTTACATAAGGGCTACAAATCAGGAACATTTATGATCAAGCGATTTAAGATGGGGAGATGAAGAGTTCACCGGTGAAAAAATAGATTCCGAACAGACACACGCCGCAACTCTGTAACTCCGACTTGTCTAAGACAATGATGAAAAGAACACTAACTTATGTTAAACAAAGAAAGTTTACAATATGGGAAAACTATAATTGTTTTTTTTTTTCCATATAACGTGATGTTTCATTTAAAAATGGAACTTATAATACACTTATAGGCCCGCCCACAGAAAAAGCCGAAGAATCGAGGGTTTCTGACCTTCATAAATAGATATTAGTTTCGGCCATCAATGTACAAAGTATCCTTTAGTTTAGTGGTATAAATATTGGTGTTTATATCTCAATAACCTGGGTTCGAGCCAAGGGTTTAACACATTTTCACACTTTTTAAAAGTGAGGGTCAACAAAACGCTGACGTGGCTCTCTGGGGAGAGAGCAAAAACTCAATCATTATAATATAGATTTTACAAAAAGAAAATTTGAGACTCCTGTACAATTGGCTTCGTACCGTTTGGTCTTTCTATTTCTATGACTTAATTTAAATCAAACTAAATAATAGGTCTGGGACGGATCGGGTATCCGGGCAATTTTAAGATACTCGGATCCGGATCCTTATCCGGCGGATCCATAATTTTACTATCCTTATCCAGATCCGGGGTTCGCGGATATCCGGGTGTCGGATATCCTTCTAAAAATTATAATATCCGGCGGATATCCGGATCCGGATTTGGATCCTTAAAATAAATAAAAAATAATATTAATATATATAAAATATTAAAAATAATTAAAAAATAAAAATATATATAATTTTTTTAATTATTTCTATGTATAATATTACAAAATTTACATAAAATTTATATATACTATTATAAAAATGAAAATATATTAAATAAAATTAGTTTTTATATATAGATATTACTATTTTTGAAATAGTTATTAATAAAATTTACGGATCCGGATATCCGGACTAAAAAATCAAGATATCCGGATCCGGATTCGGCTTTGACGGATCCAACATTTTACTATCCGGATCCGGATTCGGCCTCTCCGGATTTTCGGATCGGATCCGGATCGGATCACGGATCGAATCCGGATCTCGGATAAAAGTTCCAGGCCTACTAAATAATCAAATATTATCGAACCAAATAAACATATTTAAATATACATGTTTCTTTGAATTACTAAAAAGTTCTAGGTTCGTGTACATTCTTCTTCTAGGACCAAATTTAAACTATTTTAAATTATTTCTTTTTAGAGAGGATATTTCCTCCAATGAAACTTGATTTTAAACACTTACTAAACATTAGAGTTTTAGCAAATTTGTCAATTTTTAGTTGGCAAATGTACATGTTTTACGTTTTTATCCCACTTGTTTATCATATACCATTTAGTTAGATGTTAATATCGAATATCAATAGAACTCTCATCATTTTTAGTCTTTGTCCCTTACAATTTGACAAATACATTATAAAATTTTAGAAAACAATATAAAACATAATACTCCTTCCGTACCCGAAAGTAAGATTTTCTAAAGTGTTCACGCTTATTAAGAATTCAATAAATGTTTATAATTTAATTTTTTTTATTTTATTATACACTTTCCAATAATTTTTCACCAATGAAATTTAATCAATTTAAACATTTTTATTTAATGTTTTTTAAAAGTATAAAAAAATATCTTAAATATATGGAAAATCTATCTTTGTGGAACAAATAAAAGATCTAAAACATCTTACTTTAAGGAGCATAATCTTAGGAAATTTGAATTGTATAACAATTTTTAATAACAATATACTCTAGTGTACATTTTTTAATTAATAATTTGAATAGGCTATAGAAAAGCATGATTGGAGTAAAACAATTACTAGTCGTTGAGAAAAACACAAACACACGCACCAAGTAGTCACTATGTACATTAATGTCTTAATGATATCGTAAAAAGGAAGAAAAAAAGATATGTAATAAATGAATATCCATCATCCAATGACTCAATGAGGCATGAGACTCGCCGTAGTGGCAGAGTTGTAAATAAGTGGAAAAGAGGAGGAAGCAGCGGTTTGATCACGAACAACAACAAGACAGCTTTTATTTGAAAATGGCTCCACTTCACGAGGTCTTCATCTCTCTCTCTCTTTCGCCGTAGGCTTGCTTTACTCGAGAACCAGACCCAATGAAAGATCCTTACTTTCGCATTCATTATATATATCCCACAGAAAAAAAACCCCAATGTTAAAAAATCACGAAAAAGAAGCGATCTTTGCGCTTGACTTCTCCAATGTTGTCTCTCTAGTGATTCTCTCTATCGCTCTTGCAACGGTAACAAAAGGGTTTTACTTTTCAAAATCCGACAGAGAAAGAAAAGACCAGAAGTCTTTCTTCTTCTGACAATCATTACCAGAAAGAGACAAAGACAAAAGACAGACACTTTCCATGTCTTTTTTGAAAGTTGGCGGTGAAAACATGGAGAGAAGAAACGGAATGGTGGGTCCTCCTGCGCCGAGGATTCTCCAGCTGCCACGTAGGCATAGCGTTCGGAGAAGGAATACAATATCACCGAAGAAGAAGGATCAGAGAGTGAAGCTGGAGGCTCTGTTTCACCAAGAGAGGTCTTTTCATCACGAGGAGGAGGGAGGGAGGAGAAGAGGGAAAGTTGCGGACGGGAGAGAGATTAGTAGGTCTTCTCCTGTTGATTTCGCCAAGTGGAGGTTTCAGGCGGAGATGTTGAGATCAGAGTGTAATTTACTAAGGGTTGAGAAAGAGATCGCTATGAAGAAGATGGAGAGAAGGAAGAAGAGGATGGAGAGAACGCTAAGATCTGCTGTTCTTATTCTTCTCTCTGTAAGTGTGTTCTTCCTCCTTCTCCTTGGTTTGCAAGTGTGAGTGTTTTTGAGTTTGATTGTTGTTTGTTAATCATGGATGTGTCTTAAATTATCTGTACATGAGTAAAAATGCCAACATTCATTGTGCCGGACGTAGTTCTTGGGTACCGTATGCCTTTTATGATTAGGAAAACTAATTTTTGTAGGATAAGAATGTTTTCCTAAAGTAAAAAGGAAATTGAATTTTTAGATTACTATAAATACGGGTTTAAGCCATCGTAATTTTTTTCACACATAATCAATATACAAATCCTAAACGGGTATTTGAATCAATTCGTTTTTGTTCTTAAGTTTATTTGCTTTCTTCAAAGTCGATTTGCGTTTGTTCATAACATTGTTGTTCAATGTTGGTGGTTTTGATTTAGGGGAAACAGAGAATCTCTGAAGGGAAGAAGGAGAGCAACGTTTTGGAAGATGAGATTAGCTACTTGATTGAGAAACTGAATGAGTTGAAGTCTCCAAAGGTTAAAGACATGGAAGTTGGAAACTACAGACATAACTTTGACAGGCAAGCTTCTGTTTTAAGAAGAGAGCTGGAGAAGTTAGATGAAGGAGAGGTTTGTGTTAAAGGGATTCAGAAAATGGCAGAAGATAGCTTCTTGGTCAATCCCAACTCTCTACCTGATCAAAATGTGAGTCACAACAACAGTTCACTGTTCAAAAAAAATGCCTAGTCTCTTTGCATGTTCTTGATTTTGATGTTATCTACTGCAGATAGATACATTGGGTAGTAAATTGGAGGAGTTGTCTAAAGGAGTATTTGTGCAGGCGCATGGGGAAAATAGAGGCTGTTCTAGACATTGCAAAGCACTTATGAGGAAGATTGCAGATCAAGCAAGAGCAGAAGCAGAGCAATGGTCAGAAATGCAAGAAATGCTTAGTCAAGTGAGGAATGAAATGGAGGAACTTCAAACTTGTCGCGATTTCTGGCAAAACAGAGCTCTTGAATCAGATTCTCAGATACAGAATCTACATTCCTCAGTAAGATCGACTTACACACACATAGATTCGTGAGAGATATCCTTAGCTAGCACTAAATCATGTTTTTTTTTTTTTGGGCAACCCACTAAATCAAGTTTTTGTTCAAAAATTAGCACATAAAGAGGAAAATCACCAAAATAGCGTAGATAAAAAGTTAAAAAAAAAAACATTTTTGAGTTTAATGATTAGAGTTTAGTATTTAGGGAGTAGGGTTATGATCAGGGTTAGAGTTTACAATATAAGGTAATTTAATATTTTTTATTGATTAATATATGCTTAAAACTTTTTATGTGACAAAAACTAAAAATATGATCTTTATGAGATTTGTCTTAGATTCATCTTTGATATAACATGAGTTTGATAATCCTTTTGATGAATCTGTTTTAGGTTGAAGGATGGAGAAGAAAAGCGTTGTCATCAGAAGCAAAGTTGAAGAACCTAGAAGCCGAGGTTTGCGGATTACAAGAAGAGATGAAAAGGTTGAGGAAGGATGATAAGGTAGAAGCAGCGAAGAACAAGTTGCCAACAGAGTCAGAGAAGAGAGTGTTGATTTGTAGGTTGAAAGAGAACATATATAGCAGCAATGGAGATTGGTCTAAGTACAGTGAGAGGAAAACAACAAAACCGTCTAGTTCAAGACAGCCTTTAAGAGAAATTAAGAACGGTTCAGTGGCAGTGAGACAGAAGAACTCCAATGTCATGAGAGTGTAACTTTTCTTTCTGACAAAAACCAGATTCTTTTTTCTGTTTTCTATGGTTGGTTAATAAATGGAAAAAAGTTTGCCACTCGAAGAAGTATAATCTAATATGGTGGAAACCATTCAAGGTATTAAAATATGTCAATAAATACACAATGTTTATGTTAATACATGTCATATATACGAAGTTAAATTTAATATATTGGCAACATCACAATCGGGTTTAATTGATATTAAGCTTAGTTAGTGGGGTTATTCTGTAATTTAATAAACTAAACCCAGATTAAAGTAGAGTTATTCTGTAATTTAATAAACTAAACCCAGATTAACAAAATCCAACTCTGTAATTTAATAAACTAAACCCAGATTAAAGTAGAGTTATTCTGTAATTTAATAAACTAAACCCAGATTAAAGTAGAGTTATTCTGTAATTTAATAAACTAAACCCAGATTAAAGTAGAGTTATTCTGTAATTTAATAAACTAAACCCAGATTAAAGTAGAGTTATTCTGTAATTTAATAAACTAAACCCAGATTAAAGTAGAGTTATTCTGTAATTTAATAAACTAAACCCAGATTAACAAAATCCAACCCGACCCAACCCATAAACCCATATAGAAGATTCATTTTTAATGAAACTTGAAAGATAATTCATAAGATTGATTCTATGTGTTTGTTGTG includes:
- the LOC106300674 gene encoding photosystem II 5 kDa protein, chloroplastic, translated to MASMTMTSSFLPAVSKLPATVSGSDRRSLTVVKASTSENTTKKEQTMKMRRDLMFTAAAAAVCSLAKVAMAEEEEPKRGTEAAKKKYAPVCVTMPTAKICRN
- the LOC106300672 gene encoding uncharacterized protein LOC106300672 isoform X1, with protein sequence MSFLKVGGENMERRNGMVGPPAPRILQLPRRHSVRRRNTISPKKKDQRVKLEALFHQERSFHHEEEGGRRRGKVADGREISRSSPVDFAKWRFQAEMLRSECNLLRVEKEIAMKKMERRKKRMERTLRSAVLILLSGKQRISEGKKESNVLEDEISYLIEKLNELKSPKVKDMEVGNYRHNFDRQASVLRRELEKLDEGEVCVKGIQKMAEDSFLVNPNSLPDQNIDTLGSKLEELSKGVFVQAHGENRGCSRHCKALMRKIADQARAEAEQWSEMQEMLSQVRNEMEELQTCRDFWQNRALESDSQIQNLHSSVEGWRRKALSSEAKLKNLEAEVCGLQEEMKRLRKDDKVEAAKNKLPTESEKRVLICRLKENIYSSNGDWSKYSERKTTKPSSSRQPLREIKNGSVAVRQKNSNVMRV
- the LOC106300672 gene encoding uncharacterized protein LOC106300672 isoform X2 translates to MSFLKVGGENMERRNGMVGPPAPRILQLPRRHSVRRRNTISPKKKDQRVKLEALFHQERSFHHEEEGGRRRGKVADGREISRSSPVDFAKWRFQAEMLRSECNLLRVEKEIAMKKMERRKKRMERTLRSAVLILLSRISEGKKESNVLEDEISYLIEKLNELKSPKVKDMEVGNYRHNFDRQASVLRRELEKLDEGEVCVKGIQKMAEDSFLVNPNSLPDQNIDTLGSKLEELSKGVFVQAHGENRGCSRHCKALMRKIADQARAEAEQWSEMQEMLSQVRNEMEELQTCRDFWQNRALESDSQIQNLHSSVEGWRRKALSSEAKLKNLEAEVCGLQEEMKRLRKDDKVEAAKNKLPTESEKRVLICRLKENIYSSNGDWSKYSERKTTKPSSSRQPLREIKNGSVAVRQKNSNVMRV
- the LOC106300672 gene encoding rho-associated protein kinase 2 isoform X3 — its product is MSFLKVGGENMERRNGMVGPPAPRILQLPRRHSVRRRNTISPKKKDQRVKLEALFHQERSFHHEEEGGRRRGKVADGREISRSSPVDFAKWRFQAEMLRSECNLLRVEKEIAMKKMERRKKRMERTLRSAVLILLSGKQRISEGKKESNVLEDEISYLIEKLNELKSPKVKDMEVGNYRHNFDRQASVLRRELEKLDEGEVCVKGIQKMAEDSFLVNPNSLPDQNAHGENRGCSRHCKALMRKIADQARAEAEQWSEMQEMLSQVRNEMEELQTCRDFWQNRALESDSQIQNLHSSVEGWRRKALSSEAKLKNLEAEVCGLQEEMKRLRKDDKVEAAKNKLPTESEKRVLICRLKENIYSSNGDWSKYSERKTTKPSSSRQPLREIKNGSVAVRQKNSNVMRV